Within Marinomonas mediterranea MMB-1, the genomic segment ATAGATAAACGCCCACTAATTGTAGAGACTAAAAAGCGCTTCAGTGATTGGGAAATAGGTAAGCGCCTATCCAACTACATCCTTGCAATTCCAAGGCAGTAATGCCTCAATACCCTCCACATTTTCGGCATTGGGGAGCTGTTTGAAGATATGCTTTAACCACTCGTACTCATTAAGCCCATTGGCCTTGGCCGTTTCAAGCTGTATAAGTTAGCGCAGGCTGTCGCGCCCGCCTGACTTTTACTAAACATCCCGTTCTTACGTCCTATTGCATAAGGGCGGATAGCTCGCTCTGCAGCATTGTTATCAATAGGATAATGGCCATCCTCAACGTAACCGACCAGTCGATCCCATTGATTATTCAAGTAAGATAATGCCTTCCCCATTGCTGTTTTTGGAGCAACGTTGGGCAAGCTTTTTCCCATCCAGCTCTTTAATTGCTTGAGTATCGGCACGGCTTCCTGTTGACGCACATCTTTACGTTTGTCTGGGGGCATGTCTTTGATCTTTCTTTCGATAACATAGAGCTTTTGGATGCAGTTTAGCGCCTGATCCGCTTTCCCTGTTTTGCCTTTAAGCTGAACGTCTTTGGCCTCTTTAAACTTTCGGCGTGCATGCGCCCAACATCCCAAGCGTTTAATCTCATAATCGTCACAGGCTTTTTGATACCACTCATAACCATCCACCATGATGGCTTGGTTGTCGGATGAGAGGAGATGTAATGGTACTGATTGTAATCGGTTGTCAGCATAGTGGAACACGCACGCGGGCTGAGCTCCGGTGGTGCGCATCACCCACATGTAGCTTTTGCTTTGTGCTGTTTTCCCAGGCTCATCCAAGACCTGTAACGTGGTTTCGTCCATATGCAGACACGGTTGCTGTTGTAGGGTATCTGTCAGAAGATTGATCAGAGGCTGAATAATGTTCCGCATTTGATCATCCAGTTCGCCAGATTGGTTCAATCCATGTCGATCCCAATGCACTTAAACATGTCACTTTGGCGATATAGAGGCAGCGCATCGGCGTATTTACTGGTGGCCACGAAGGCTAGTAATCCTGGGCTGG encodes:
- the tnpC gene encoding IS66 family transposase; protein product: MHWDRHGLNQSGELDDQMRNIIQPLINLLTDTLQQQPCLHMDETTLQVLDEPGKTAQSKSYMWVMRTTGAQPACVFHYADNRLQSVPLHLLSSDNQAIMVDGYEWYQKACDDYEIKRLGCWAHARRKFKEAKDVQLKGKTGKADQALNCIQKLYVIERKIKDMPPDKRKDVRQQEAVPILKQLKSWMGKSLPNVAPKTAMGKALSYLNNQWDRLVGYVEDGHYPIDNNAAERAIRPYAIGRKNGMFSKSQAGATACANLYSLKRPRPMGLMSTSG
- a CDS encoding transposase domain-containing protein encodes the protein MQLETAKANGLNEYEWLKHIFKQLPNAENVEGIEALLPWNCKDVVG